The nucleotide window TTCCTTACGCCATGCCGAATTGAATAGACCAATAGTGCGATCAAAACCATTAGAGTAATAATACTGACCATTAAGCCGATTTTGAAAGAGGCAGGTCGAAATACAAACTCAATATTATGATCCCCTGGTTGGAGAAAAATCGATCTTAATATATAATTCGTCTTGTAGATTTTAGTTTCCTCGCCATCGACGTAGGCCTTCCAGCCCGCTGGATAGTATACTTCTGAGAGAACCAAAAGGGCTGGGGACTTCACTGAAGCCTTCATTTTAATGTCATGAATATCATAATGGGTGATTTGAACTTCATTCTCAGGATTTGGGGAAATTTCAAACTCGGCTTTTTCTTCAAGAATTGCGGTTCGAGCTGGATCGAACCGTCCCGATGCCATATATCCAAAAATCTCATTTTTATCTTTTAAGGTGACGATATCGCCCACAAAAAATGCCCGGGGCAAGGCACTTTTATTCTCGTAGACCAAAGCGTTTGCCTGCTCAACAAGTTGATATGATTCGTTAGAGATTGGGAACATTGTGATCAGATATTTCACATTTAGCATCCTTAAGAACGCTTGATGCCGATGAAAAAGATCCCAAGGGATTTCCTCTTCAGACCGCTGCTGAATAACACTTTGGCCTTTTTCATTAATCCTTTGTTGATAAAAATTGAAAAAGAACGAAGCAGGAAATGGCACCCTTTGCCATTGCATTTGTTCCAGCGCTTCTTGATAGATTTTTAGCTTGGCCGCATGATAACCGAGAATGTTTTGAATTTTAAAATACATGTACCAATTATCGGGCTTCTCGCCGCGCTGTCCGATATTAACTGGTAAAATCCGAAACGGCTTGGGCTGATTTTCAAGAAAACGTACCACATCATCCTTTTGAAAATAGTCCTGCTCTTCCACCTCTGGCTGCGGCTTGATGATTTTGAAATCCACCAGCCACAAATCAACGATAAGCAGGAAGATGATGCCGATGGCCATCAACCCTGTGTTTAATTTTTTATTCAAATAATACAAAACCAGAAAACCGCTAGCGCCCAGGATGATCAGCATGATCACCGAATCCCGCAAGGTCATTTGATAGGCAAACTGCTGCGCTGAAGCATTGCCGACTTTGCCTGAGCCTGCAATCCAGTTCAGAATCGTGCCTTTGCCCAAAATTACGAACAGCATGATCAAAATCGCCACGCCGCCGAATACATAAAAATAGCGCTGGATGGCCTGGGTCTTTCTGGCTAATAATTTCGGATCGGTCGAGTCCTTTAATTGAATTAGAAAATGAAGACCGAATCCAGCCATGATGACCACAGCGATATCCAGAATGATGTGGATCATGCTGGGAACCCGAAATTTATTGAAGTAGGGCAGAAATTTGAACATG belongs to candidate division KSB1 bacterium and includes:
- a CDS encoding YfhO family protein gives rise to the protein AKKKSKKFAAVKTAPKQPKESFFTRHPNWATAIILFILLLIFYYQVVFEGKTLLAPDALNSRSFKPFINDALNRGIYPLWNPYIFSGMPSLGSLTAPLINIVDTIVNYILLGISQIIPLTPFMVIILNYVLLGFLTYFLLKSLNLNRYACLFSAIAVTFLPQFIAFTAFGHNTKFYSVVLIPLIFWSVKQLLEKKNLFYFAITALVIGFQLLRAHIQVCYYTYLMIGIYFIFQAILEYKENRKPLPILKSGALLAAAVLAGLMLSSVLYLSVYEYSHYSIRGGGITEGLDYKYASNWSFSPAEMITFIVPSFFGFGGETYWGKMPFTDYPLYMGIVVLFLAGLALVIRRDRYVIFFAIVALFALIVSFGSHLPILYGPMFKFLPYFNKFRVPSMIHIILDIAVVIMAGFGLHFLIQLKDSTDPKLLARKTQAIQRYFYVFGGVAILIMLFVILGKGTILNWIAGSGKVGNASAQQFAYQMTLRDSVIMLIILGASGFLVLYYLNKKLNTGLMAIGIIFLLIVDLWLVDFKIIKPQPEVEEQDYFQKDDVVRFLENQPKPFRILPVNIGQRGEKPDNWYMYFKIQNILGYHAAKLKIYQEALEQMQWQRVPFPASFFFNFYQQRINEKGQSVIQQRSEEEIPWDLFHRHQAFLRMLNVKYLITMFPISNESYQLVEQANALVYENKSALPRAFFVGDIVTLKDKNEIFGYMASGRFDPARTAILEEKAEFEISPNPENEVQITHYDIHDIKMKASVKSPALLVLSEVYYPAGWKAYVDGEETKIYKTNYILRSIFLQPGDHNIEFVFRPASFKIGLMVSIITLMVLIALLVYSIRHGVRK